AAATTTCTGATGTAAATACTGTACAAATTTACAGTGTGCTCCTCGTTTTTTCGGTTGCAATGAGCTTGATAGGTAGCGTCATTTCCCTTAGGAGAGTAAAATGAAAAAGATCTTGGTAATATTTCTTATCTTTTTTGCACTCCTTGCCTTGTTTCCGCACACCGCGTATTCAGATTTAGATGAAGAGCAAAAAAAACTTGAAAGATACAAAATCGAGCTGGAAAAAATAAAGAAAGCAATAAACGATACAGATATTAATGAAAAAACTGCTCAAACTTTACTTAACAGTATTTATAATGAAACCGACAAAATTACTTCAAACATCATCGTGATACAAAATAAAATAAATGTCATTAATGAAGAAATAACTGAAGCCGAAAATATGATTCAACAAAAGACCCAGGATATTCTGCGAAATGAAGACCAGATTAAAGCTTCTATTAATTTAGCATATAAACTTACCGCAATTTCTCCTATAAAACTATTGTTAACAGGGCAAGATCCCGACATAATTAATCAACGCATTGCATACCTCTCATACATATCTCTTTCCAGTAAAACGATACTTGACAAAACAAAGGAGGAAAGAGAATTATTAGCACAAAGGAAGGAAGATCTCATAAAAAATAGAGAATATTTAGACCAGTTCCTTTCTGAAAAATGGAAGCAGCAAGAAGTTTTAAAAGAAGAAATAGTAATGCAAAACCAGCTTATTGGAACATTGGAAGCCAGAAAAATTGCTTACACACAGAAGAAAAGTGAAATTGAAAAAGAAATTGAAAAGGAAAAAGCGTTGATTGAAAAACTTATACGGGAGGCAGCCGAAGCTAGTAGAGTACTCGAAACAGGACTTATCTGGCCAGTAAAAGGCTCTATTACTTCTTATTTTGGCTGGCGGATACATCCTATATGGGGAGTGAGG
This region of Caldisericota bacterium genomic DNA includes:
- a CDS encoding peptidoglycan DD-metalloendopeptidase family protein gives rise to the protein MKKILVIFLIFFALLALFPHTAYSDLDEEQKKLERYKIELEKIKKAINDTDINEKTAQTLLNSIYNETDKITSNIIVIQNKINVINEEITEAENMIQQKTQDILRNEDQIKASINLAYKLTAISPIKLLLTGQDPDIINQRIAYLSYISLSSKTILDKTKEERELLAQRKEDLIKNREYLDQFLSEKWKQQEVLKEEIVMQNQLIGTLEARKIAYTQKKSEIEKEIEKEKALIEKLIREAAEASRVLETGLIWPVKGSITSYFGWRIHPIWGVREFHEGIDIAVPTNTKVLAAASGSVTYAGWMTGYGNVVILYHGSNISTLYAHLKRFAVKNGDLVAQGQVIGYADSTGWSTGPHLHFGVYLGVKAVDPLKYLYRP